The following are from one region of the Salmo salar chromosome ssa27, Ssal_v3.1, whole genome shotgun sequence genome:
- the LOC123730921 gene encoding prestalk protein-like encodes MAAKSQSDWLAVKGCTHSAVKCCTHSPVKGCTHSSVKSCTQSPVKGCTHSAVKCCTHSAVKCCTHSPVKGLKSCTHSPVKCCTHSSVKSCTHSPVKSCTHSPVKSCTHSPVKSCTHSPVKCCTHSPVKCCTHSSVKSCTHSQ; translated from the exons TGAAGGGCTGTACCCACTCTGCAGTGAAGTGCTGTACCCACTCCCCAGTGAAGGGCTGTACCCACTCCTCAGTGAAGAGCTGTACCCAATCCCCAGTGAAGGGCTGTACCCACTCCGCAGTGAAGTGCTGTACCCACTCTGCAGTGAAGTGCTGTACCCACTCCCCAGTGAAGGGCT TGAAGAGCTGTACCCACTCCCCAGTGAAGTGCTGTACCCACTCCTCAGTGAAGAGCTGTACCCACTCCCCAGTGAAGAGCTGTACCCACTCCCCAGTGAAGAGCTGTACCCACTCCCCAGTGAAGAGCTGTACCCACTCCCCAGTGAAGTGCTGTACCCACTCCCCAGTGAAGTGCTGTACCCACTCCTCAGTGAAGAGCTGTACCCACTCCCAGTGA